GCAGCATATCTGCCCGtgcagtcacctgcgcacatAATCAATGTCAAAACATTACATTAACCTAAAACGTCTGCTCCAGCcgtcaattgctcataaaatcaatgttgaaatataaaaaaatgtcAGTGCTTCCccagcaacttacgtacgaaatcaatgataaaatatacttcctacaagaacctaagaactCTGCTTCGGccgttgctctcttgcaaaatcagtaataaaaaacaattaaagaaccaggagcccatcagatggagcttctatctttcttgagtcaaccctttcccgaaaAGAGTTATAAATAgagccattttcttttgtaatgcgcttgactcgcatgaatgcgcctgctgcttgctgtcatttctctattttcattggctctttcctctattagcACGCGAAACCTCCCCAGGgaatcgttctatttataaatctactcgggaaagggttgactccaagggcttgtgtgggagatggaggctccatctgatgggctcctgaaaGAACTTAAAAAATCTgtctccacagtcactggcgtgcgaggtctatcaaaaaaaggaaatgaagttaaagatttgctcccacagtcacgcgGCACGCGCagaatcaacgataaaatgcaacaaaggctagtaaaaagtcttttctcgcaatCATTTCTGCGCGAAATCGACGATAAAATTCATCAAGccaagtataacatcatcatctgctgcagtcagtcacgtacgaagtctcagatcaaacgtaagaaaagcaagaaaaatctcctattctctatatccactatacagctctctttgatttgaacagtggctaagtattgccatttttggacattctGCAAAGTCTATAGTAAAGCAAGATGGCTACAAAAAGGGCGACTTTCGAAACGAAGTTCTCATCAACCAACTAGATCACTGATCCCCCcacatgttaaggaaactgccACGAGTAAATGACGAGATTACCgccatgtattcacttgaccctacaaaattcatttcattcccacgaatatggtaagaactggAGTTAGAgagaacctgcgcatgcgcaaacaaaacaccaagacatcTGACGTGGTGCCACAGCGTCAAACCAAACGGTTTCATCAGAGATTTTGACCCgtaggtcgcttttgtgagctaagtttcagatacctatcgtcaccgacaggcagggaaggagggagggagggataagtcggcccctagaccatatgagacagatcccaatcgtccactcagctcgactcatagagaGTACCTATTTCTAAATATATAACGACCTATTCTGCCAGCTACACAGACCTACAATTATGCCCTCGCCAAATGGCTAGATGATAAACTAAAACCTCTCGTCACAAACAAGTATATGATAAGCGACACCTTTGAGTTCGTGAGCGAGGTCCACGAATTGGTTACTAAACAACGGAGATGTTCTGGTTTCTTACGATGTTTCCTCCCTGTTTACCAATGTACCATTGGAGGAGACCATACATCTACTCGCCGACAAGGCTTTCATTAATAATTGGTTTAATGAAACGCACCACCTTAATCTCAATAAGCTAGACCTTGTTCATCTTCTTTGAACGGCAACAAAGGACCAACTTTGCACGTTTAACGGCAAGCTATATGAACAGACCGACGGAGTTGCTATGGGCTCCCCCCTTGGTCCTCTGTTAGCCAACGCTTTTATGTGCAGCATTGAAGAAACCCTGGAGCGTGAAGGCAAGATGCCCACGTACTACAAGAGATTTGTCGACGACACTTTGACCATTATGCCAAGGAAAACATTAGCAGAAAATTTCCTCGAGTTTTTAAACCGGTGTCATTCCTCTATCAAGTTCACCATGGAGACGGAGAGTAATAGCATGCTTCCTTTTTTGGCCACCCAGCTGCTCAATAAACACACACGTGTTGAGACTAAGGTGTGCGTTAAACCGACAAATACAGGCCTCCTTCTACATTACAAGAGCCATGTGGATGACCGATTCAAAAGTGGATTATTAAAAACTATGCTTGATCGTGCATATCGACTTTCATCCAATTGGCATTATTTCTCTGAAGAATGCGATCGACTGAAATTAGTGTTTTCTCGACTAAAATATCCTGACAATCTTGTTAACTCTACCATTTCACAGTTTGTTGCCGCCAGAGCATCTGATCAACCTGTTTCTTCACCTGCTGTCAGCGATCGATTAGACCCCATTCGTGTTGTCCTACTGTTTAAAGATCAGGCATCAGCTGATATTGTTCGCGCCCAACTTAAAGATTTAAGTCACAAGATTCAGACGACCGTACAACCTGTATTTGTTAGCCAGAGGATTGAACGAGACCTCAAATTGCGAGAAGCTAAGCCACCGATTGTGAACCAACAGTgccttgtttataaatttcaGTGTGACCTGTGCaatgcaggttatgttggtttcacacgccgtcatctacaccaac
This window of the Acropora muricata isolate sample 2 chromosome 14, ASM3666990v1, whole genome shotgun sequence genome carries:
- the LOC136899564 gene encoding uncharacterized protein; the encoded protein is MGSPLGPLLANAFMCSIEETLEREGKMPTYYKRFVDDTLTIMPRKTLAENFLEFLNRCHSSIKFTMETESNSMLPFLATQLLNKHTRVETKVCVKPTNTGLLLHYKSHVDDRFKSGLLKTMLDRAYRLSSNWHYFSEECDRLKLVFSRLKYPDNLVNSTISQFVAARASDQPVSSPAVSDRLDPIRVVLLFKDQASADIVRAQLKDLSHKIQTTVQPVFVSQRIERDLKLREAKPPIVNQQCLVYKFQCDLCNAGYVGFTRRHLHQRVEEHKNSSSSIGKHFRDKHSLAPKDLTKNFSVLMKCTNKFDCLVYEMFFIHELRPTINLQSDSIRAKVFN